The sequence GACCTTGGCCTTGAGGTGCTCCATATCACGCTGTTTGTTGAGGCACTGCGGATGACCTTCGGGAAAGCCGGCGACGGTGACGAACATGCCGGGGTGCGTGTCCTTGATGAACTTTACGAGATCGCCGGCGTACTCAAAGCCGCCCTCGGTCGTCTGCCATGCCCCGCCGCCGGGCATGTCGCCGCGGAGGGCGAGGACGTTCTGCACGCCCTGCTCGGCGAGTTGGTCGAGGATCGCGGCGATCTCATCTTTCGTGTGTCCGACGCACGTCAGGTGCGCCATTGCGGTGAGCCCCGCCTCGCGCTGGATACGCCCGGTGAGCTCGACGGTCTTCTCCCGCGTGCTCCCGCCCGCCCCATAGGTCACGTCCACGAAGCTCGGCGAAAGCTCCTTGAGCTCGGCGATCGTCGTGAACAGATTGTCAAACCCCTTTTCCGTCTTGGGCGGGAAGAACTCGAAGCTCACCGTCGGCTTGGCGGTCTGGAGAAGCTGCTCGATACGCATGGCAACAGACTATCCCACAAGCATTCATCCGTCCAGCCGGATGAACGGATGAACGGATGAATGACTTTGCATTACTCGGCGGTGATCACCGCATCACCCGACAACCGGCCGAGCACCGCGCCATCCCGCCCAGTGCCCCACACTTGCTCGCCGAGCGTGCGGTCCATCTGGAACAGCAGCACCGTGTCTTCGTCGTCGGCGAGTTCGTCATCAGGCGTGAACACTGCGCCGCTGTATCGAGCAGTGTCCGACAGGCGGACGGCATCAATGGTGCCGGCGAACGAACGATGCACGTCACCACGACGGTTCGTGTCGCCGCCGATGTACATCGGGAGCGGATTGGTCGTTCGTGAGCCTTCGGCGGCGATGGTGGCCAGAAGTTGGCCGTCGAGGTAGAGCCGGACTTCGGAACCGTCGAACACCCCCGCGAGGTGATGCCGACGACCGGCTTCGAGGACGACGGATTCGGCGCTGGGCTCGACGTATTCGCCATCGAGGTGGATCGGGAACCGCGGGACGCCGTCGCTGACGTACAGGCCAAACTCGCTGCCTTCGGTCTTGCTCACCAACGCCATCCGACGGTCGATCTCCGCGGGGGTGAACCACGCTTCGAGCGTCATCGGCCCGTCATGCAACGCGATGTCATCGTTGTCGATCCGCAGCCCGTCGCTGTCGCCGTCAAGCACGAGCACGCCATCGTCGGCGATAGGCTCGGGCGAGAAACCGCGCGGCAGCTGGTAGTTCATGTCCGCCTCGACCGTCGGAATCGTGTATCGAGTCGCCGGGGCGAGCATCTGTGTGTCGATCGCGAGCATCGGAGCGCGGAAGCTCTCATCGAGCGAGTCGCCGACTCGACGAACGCGGAACTCAAAGTCTTTCGACTCACCCGCCTTGAGCGTCGCGTGACGGTGGTCCGGCAGGAACACCCAACGGCTGTCGCGGCTCTCGGGGGTCAGCGCGATGTCGATGGTCCGCTCCACCGGGTTCTGAATGGTGACCGTGATCGTCTGCTTGGCGCTGCCGTCAGAGGCCAGTTCGATGGGCGCGTCAACGTCGGCCTGCAACGTCGCAAGCGACTCGGCGTCGGTGGCCAACTCGCTGGTGATCTCACGTACGTCCAGCACATCGCCCACTGGTACGGCCGCATACGCCACCTGGTTGTCACGAACGGTCACGACATTGAAATGGTGGAGCATGCCGGCCTCGGGAACGGCCATGCCGTTGACGCCGCCCGTCGTCGCGAGGGTCACGTAATCGATGCCATCCTTGGGGTCGTAGCGCATGCGGTGGATGTGGCCGGCGAAGACCGCGCGGACATTACCGGCATCGACCAGCGCGTCGTGAACCTTGTCCCAGTCATCGCCGTACCGGCCACCGATCCAGCGGGGGTGGTGCATGAACAGAAACACGTTCGGTGCGTCCGCCGCCTTGGCGATCGTCTGCTTGAGCCAGTCGAGCTGCTCGTCGCTCATTCGCTGCGACTCGGGCTCGCGGATCGACTTCTCGCCGGTATCAGGGTTGCCCTCATCGGTGTAGAGCACGATGAACCAGTTGTTCTTGTGCTCGAACGCGTACCAGAGCGGGCCGAAATGCAGTTCGTAGACGTCTTCGTGTTCGCCCTCGGGCCGTTGGTCACCGCTGCGGTCGCGGTCACGCCAGTAGATGTCGTGATTGCCTGCAACGGGGAACCACGGGCAAATGAGTTGATCCATGATGCCGCGGTACTCGCGCATCTGCTCGAGCCACTCGTCCTGCTCGTTGTACCCTTGGATGAGGTCGCCGACCGTCATCACGAAATCCGGCTCGAGCAGGTTCACGTCCCGCACCGCATCCGCGAGCACCGCCACGCCCTCATCAGGCCCACCGGTGCGGTCGCCGAAGACGACGAACGTAAATGCATCTTCCTCGGCCGCGAGATCCATCGCCTTGGCGTTCGGGCGGTTCGTCGTGAATCGCTCGGCATCGGGTGCCGCCGGATGCTTGGGATTGTGCGGGTGCAGGTGCCGCTCGTGACCGACATTGGGCGTGGTCGGCGGGAAGGCCTCCGCAGGTTCGTCGGACGGTCGGGTCGACGGCTGCAACAACACGGCAAGCAAGACAAGGGCGTACATGCCGAGTGTTGTACGGATAAACGTGAGGATTGAATGAGTACGAAACCGACGTGGCGGATTTATTCGCCGGTGATGAAAGATCGAACATCGCTCCCGAGTCGCACCCGCTCCTCGGCGACGTGGTACATCATGTGCCCACCCGCGTAGTAGGTCTGCTCGACGCGCTCGCGCAGCTCTGCGGATAGGCGCATCTGGTTGATGGTGTAGTCGGCGCCATAGTACGGGGTGGCGAGGTCGTAGATGCCGCTGGCGACGAGGACGCGCAGTCCCGGAACGTCGCGCATGGCGGTGCGGAGGTCGTCGGCGACGTTGAGGTAGCCGCCGGAGTAGCTGCCGGTGGTCTCCTCCGTCGCGGCCCACGGATGCACCCGCCGGCTCAGCACCTCGTACGCCAGGTCCGACTCGAACTCGAGCTGCTCACGGATGTAGGCGTTGAACGCCCCGCTGTACGGGCCCATGTAGCCGGTGAGCGAGGGGTCGGTGTTGGGCGTGTCGTTGACCGGGTCGGTGTCGTGGCCGAGCAGGCGACCGTCCATCCGGCCGACGAGCTTGCGGTCCTCGTTGAGCAACCGCTTCATGAACCGCGCCGGTGGGACACGCAGATCGCTCTGCAGCACGTACTCGACCGGCAGGCCGGTGAGCTGCGCGTAGCGCTCGGCGATGGCTTGGCGTCGTTCGTCGTCCAACGCCCCGCCGCGGAGCATCGCCGGCAGGTACTCGTCCAGCGCGAACGCTTCGGCCTGCTCCCGCGCGTCGTCGGCGGTTAACTCCGTCTTGCCGTGGTACGCCGCCGTTACCGCGTAGCTCGGCAGGAAGGCAACGTGCGCGATCGGGTTGTTCTCCGCGGGGATCAGCGTCGCGAAGTCGAGGACGGTGCTGATGAGGATCACGCCGTTGATGTCCATGCCGTAACGGCGGTGAAGATGGCTGGCGAGCTGGGCGGCGCGGGTGGTGCCGTAGCTCTCGCCGGCGAGGAACTTGCGATCGTCCCATCGGCCGAACCGCGTGCAATGCAGGCGGATGAACTCGCCGACCCACTCGATGTCCTGCTTGACGCCGTAGAACTTCTTGCCGAAGTCCTCGACCTTTGCGTCGTCGTCCTGTTTGCCGTCCTTATCCTTGTCGGCTTTCTTGATCGCGGCGCGGGAGAAGCCGGTGCCGATGGGGTCGATGAAAACCAGGTCGGTTGCGGCGAGCCAGCTGTCGGGGTTTTCAACGACGACGGTCGGCGGCGCGGGCGGCGTGCCGTCGTCGGGCATCGGCACCATGAACGGCCCGGCCGTGCCGAGGTGCAACCAGACCGACGCGGCACCGGGGCCGCCGTTGAAGACGTAGGTGATCGGGCGATCTCTCGTCTCGTGGAGCGGCTTGCCATCGTCGCCGAGCACGGCGTAGTAGGTGAAGAACATTGTCCCGCGCGTCACGCCGGCGTCGTCCTTCATCTCCAGCTCCGCCGCCGTCACGCGGAAGCGTTTGCCGTTGACGGTGTGCTCGGTCACCGCTTGCGACTTATACGCCGGCTGCTCCTGTGCTGGGTGCGGCGAATCATCGGACGGCTGCGTGGTCGGTTCAGCTTGCATGGCGAGACAAAGAAGTAGCGGGAGAAACATCGGGACAAGGGTAGTTCGCTTCCGAACGAGCCGCGACCGTGAGGGAGCGCCCCGGCGTAGCCAGAACTCTCTGCAAGTAGATGCGGGCTGCGCCCGCGTCGCTCCCTCACGGTCGCGGCTCGTTATCATCGCAGCATGCTCGCCCCCCTTTTCCTCGCCACGATCGCCACCACGCAACCCGCCCCTCGCGCCGAACTCGTCGGCTTCGCCGTGCTGCCCGCTGACACGTTCCGCGACGGGCCGACGTCGGGCCAGTTCATCGACCCCGCCAACGATCGCACACCGCCGTTTGTCGACAAGCAACCGGTGCAGGGCATTTCGTCGATGATCGCGACCGACGTGCCGGGGACGTACCTCGCCGTCTCCGACAACGGCTTCGGCGCGAAACGCAACTCGGCCGACTACGTGCTGTGCGTCTACGAGGTCACGCCGAACTTCGAGACCGGCGAAGTCACTTGGAAGCTCGCATTTGAGCTGAGCGACCCGGACGACATCCTCGATTGGCCGATCGTCGCGGAGATGGAGACGTACCCCGACAGCGACATCCCCGTCCCCGCGAAGATCAAGGAAGGCCGCAAGCTCACCGGGGCCGACTTCGACATCGAGAGCATGGTGCGTTTGCCCGACGGCACCTTCTGGATCGGCGACGAGTTCGGCCCGTTCCTGCTGCACTTTTCGGCCGACGGCAAGCTGCTGGAGCCGCCGGTGGAACTCCCCGGCGAAAGTATGCACTCACCCGATCATCCAACGAAGGACCCGGCGACCGCGAAGATCGCGCGGAGTGCGGGGTTTGAGGGGTTGGGCGCAACAATCGCCGATCTTCCGACGCAAGACGAAAGCCTCTACGTGGCGCTCTGGCCAACGCTCGAAAAACCACTTGATGGAGAGAGCGGCCTGCGAACATACATTTACCGAGCAAACTTCCCTACCAAACCAGAGAAGGAAGGATGGGGCGAGTACAAGGATAAGTTCCCTTATGGATTGATTCAGTTGAGCGAAGGTGCGGTGGCACTAGGTGAAACGTCGGCTTCTTCCGCGAACATCCCCTATTATGTTCACATTGAACGAGATAACAAACAGGGTGCTGAAGCGCACACCAAGTTGATCTCAGCCTCTTTTGAGAACGTTTTCCTAGACAGCCGGAATCGTTTGCAAACTACACCGGTCGCCGACCTCCTCGACCTCGCCGATCCGAACGACCTTGACGGCGACGGCTCCACCGACTTCCGCTTCCCGTTCGTGACGATCGAGAGCGTTGTCGTTGTCGATGAGCGGACAGTGTTGATTTGCAACGACAACAACTACCCGTTCAGCAACGGCCGCAGTGAGACGGAACCGGATCACACGGAGTTCATCCTCGTACATTTGCCGAAGCCACTGAGCGAGATGGGGCGGAATTGAATAGGCCGCGATCAGGCACCACACGAGGCACGACCGTGAGGAAGTGCGGCGGGCGCAGCCCGCGTTTCGTTGCACTCGGGTGCGATCGCGTTGAGAAGCCGGCTGCGCCGGCCGCATTCCCTCACGGTCGTGCCTCGTGTGGACGTCAGCCACTCAACGCGGCCATGTCGGCGAAGCGGTCCTTCAGGTCGCCGTAGAGCTTGTCGTAGACGGCGTGGTGCTTGGCGTATTGCTTCTTCTGCTTCGCGACGGGCTTGGTCACGTCGGTTGCTTTAATCAGCGCCTTGCACGCGGCGGGGACGTCTTTGTACGCGCCGGCACCGACGGCCGCGAGAAGTGCGGCGCCGAACGCGGCTCCTTCTTCGCTGTTGGTCAACGCCAGCGGGGCCCCGTAGATGTCCGCCTGCATCTGTCGCCAGAAGGCCGACTTGCTGCCGCCGCCGGTGCCGCGGACTTGTTTGCAGGGGATGCCCATCTCGTCGCGCATGATGTTGAGCATGCTGCCCATGTTGAAGGTGACGCCTTCGAGCAGCGAGCGGATCAGTGCCGCCTCGTCAGTGCGGCGGGTCAGGCCGATCCAGCCGCCGCGGGCTTGCGGGTCGTTGTGCGGGCAACGCTCGCCGGTGAGATACGGCAGGAAGAACAACCCCTCGCACCCGGCCGGCGCGCCCTCGGCCTTCGCGGTCAACTTCGCGAAGTCGGGTTTGCCCTTGCTCATCATGTCGCCGTACCACTGGAAGCTGCCCGCCGCCGAGAGCATGCAACCGAAGACGACGTGCCCGCCCTTGACCGCGTGGCACATCGTCGCCACGCGACCCTGCGGGTCCATGACAGCTTCGTCGGAGTGGGCCGCGACGACGCCGCCGGTGCCGAGGTTGGCGTTGACCAAACCGGCGATCACGATCCCGTTGCCGACCGCGCCGGTCATCACGTCGCCGCTGCCGCCGACCACCGGCGTCCCCGGCTTCAAGCCCAGCGCCTTCGCCCCCGCCGCGTGCAGCTCCCCGGTCACGTCCGACGACTCGAACAACGCCGGCAATAGCTCCGGATCAACATCGATCTTCCCGAGCAACTTGTGCGACCAGTCGCGCTTGGTCACGTCGAGCAGCGCCATGCCCGACGCGTCACCGACGTCGGTCGCCCAGTCGCCGGTCATCTGCCAGCGGACGTAGTCCTTGGGCAGGACGATCTTGTGAATTTTCTTGTAGTGCTTGGGCTCGTTGTCGCGGAGCCAGAGGATTTTGGGGGCGGTGTAGCCGGTGAGCGGGAGGTTGCCGGTCATGGCCATCATCGCCTTGGGCCCGCCGGCGAGCTCGGTGATGCGTTCACTCTGCGCGGCCGTGCGTTGGTCGTTCCAGAGCAGGGCCGGCCGGATGACATTGCCCTTCTTGTCGACGAAGACCGAGCCGTGCATCTGCCCGGAGAAGCCGACGGCCGCGATGTCGCCGCCCTTGCACTTGGCTTTCTTCAGCGCCGCCTTCACCGACTTGCGCGTCGCGTCCCACCACTGCTCCGGATGCTGTTCGGTCCACCCCGGTTTAGGCGTCAACAAGTCATGGCCGACGGTGTGCGTCGCGAGGACCGTGCCGTCATCGGAGAGGACGAGGGTTTTGGTGCCGGAGGTGCCGATGTCGATGCCGAGGAAATGAACCATGCCCGGCAAGGTAGCAAAGCGTACGCGTTTTGCATCGGCGACAGTGTGCTTACGATCTCCGCATGCGGCTTGCTGAACTCGCGGAGAAAATCAACGCAACCCTCGACGGCGACGGCGACATCGAAGTCACCGGGGTCGGACCGCTCGAGTTGGCGGGCGAGGGGGATGTAACCTTCCTCGCCAACCGCAAGTACGCCGACCAAGTCGCGACGACCAAAGCCTCGGCCGTCATTGTCGCACCGGGCGTGTCGACCGAGGGTAAGCCGGCATTGCGGGCGGAGAATCCGTACCTAGCGTTCACGCATGCCGTCGTCGAACTTGTCGGCTTTCGCAAGCACCCGCACGAAGGCATCCACCCGCTCGCTCACGTCGATCCGACCGCGACCATCGGCGAAGGCACCACGATCTACCCGTTCGTCTACGTCGGTCCGGACGTCGAGGTCGGCAAGGATTGCGTCCTTCACCCCAACGTTTGCGTCTACGACGGCTGTGTGATCGGCGACCGCGTCGTGGTCCACGCTGGCACCGTCATCGGCCAGGACGGCTTCGGCTACGCCACCCAGTCCGGCGTGCATCACAAGATCCCCCAGGCCGGCAACGCCGTCATCGGCGACGATGTCGAGATCGGTGCGAACTGCGCCGTCGACCGGGCGACGCTCGGGTCCACCATCGTCGGGTCCGGCAGCAAGCTGTCCGACCTCGTCGCCATCGGGCATGGGGCGAAAGTCGGTGATCACGCCCTGCTCGTCGCGCAAGTCGGCATTGCCGGCTCGACCGTCATCGGCCACCACGCCACACTCGGCGGCCAGGTCGGTGTCGTCGGCCATCTGAAAATCGGCGACAACGTCACCGCCGCCGCCCAATCCGGCATCACCGAAAACATCCCCGACCAGACCACGGTGCTCGGCACCCCCGCCGTCCCCATCGGCAAGGGCCGACGCGTTGCCGTCCTAACTCGACAACTGCCCGACCTGCTCGAACGGATTAAGAAACTCGAGCAGTCCGTCGAAGAGTTGCAGACCGACGGCGAACAGTGAGCCGCGCCTAACGTCGTGGCGTGCTGCTATCGGCGGAGAACATTCAACTTGCGTTCGGTGCGCGAAAAATCCTCGACGGCGTGTCGTTGCGACTCGATGCCGGCGAACGTGTGGGGCTAATCGGTCCCAACGGCGCGGGCAAGTCGACGCTGATCCGCGTCATCACCAAGGCACT is a genomic window of Planctomycetota bacterium containing:
- the metF gene encoding methylenetetrahydrofolate reductase [NAD(P)H], whose amino-acid sequence is MRIEQLLQTAKPTVSFEFFPPKTEKGFDNLFTTIAELKELSPSFVDVTYGAGGSTREKTVELTGRIQREAGLTAMAHLTCVGHTKDEIAAILDQLAEQGVQNVLALRGDMPGGGAWQTTEGGFEYAGDLVKFIKDTHPGMFVTVAGFPEGHPQCLNKQRDMEHLKAKVDAGAGGIITQLFFDNYDFLTFRDNARKAGVDVPIVAGMMPIQKLPQIKRFVTMCGAKIPQHLLVALEKLDAEGDEAAVEKAGIDHAVRQCEELIFQGVDGLHFYTLNKSTATRQIVERLHLPNSDKNAA
- a CDS encoding LamG-like jellyroll fold domain-containing protein, with the protein product MYALVLLAVLLQPSTRPSDEPAEAFPPTTPNVGHERHLHPHNPKHPAAPDAERFTTNRPNAKAMDLAAEEDAFTFVVFGDRTGGPDEGVAVLADAVRDVNLLEPDFVMTVGDLIQGYNEQDEWLEQMREYRGIMDQLICPWFPVAGNHDIYWRDRDRSGDQRPEGEHEDVYELHFGPLWYAFEHKNNWFIVLYTDEGNPDTGEKSIREPESQRMSDEQLDWLKQTIAKAADAPNVFLFMHHPRWIGGRYGDDWDKVHDALVDAGNVRAVFAGHIHRMRYDPKDGIDYVTLATTGGVNGMAVPEAGMLHHFNVVTVRDNQVAYAAVPVGDVLDVREITSELATDAESLATLQADVDAPIELASDGSAKQTITVTIQNPVERTIDIALTPESRDSRWVFLPDHRHATLKAGESKDFEFRVRRVGDSLDESFRAPMLAIDTQMLAPATRYTIPTVEADMNYQLPRGFSPEPIADDGVLVLDGDSDGLRIDNDDIALHDGPMTLEAWFTPAEIDRRMALVSKTEGSEFGLYVSDGVPRFPIHLDGEYVEPSAESVVLEAGRRHHLAGVFDGSEVRLYLDGQLLATIAAEGSRTTNPLPMYIGGDTNRRGDVHRSFAGTIDAVRLSDTARYSGAVFTPDDELADDEDTVLLFQMDRTLGEQVWGTGRDGAVLGRLSGDAVITAE
- a CDS encoding peptidase S10; amino-acid sequence: MFLPLLLCLAMQAEPTTQPSDDSPHPAQEQPAYKSQAVTEHTVNGKRFRVTAAELEMKDDAGVTRGTMFFTYYAVLGDDGKPLHETRDRPITYVFNGGPGAASVWLHLGTAGPFMVPMPDDGTPPAPPTVVVENPDSWLAATDLVFIDPIGTGFSRAAIKKADKDKDGKQDDDAKVEDFGKKFYGVKQDIEWVGEFIRLHCTRFGRWDDRKFLAGESYGTTRAAQLASHLHRRYGMDINGVILISTVLDFATLIPAENNPIAHVAFLPSYAVTAAYHGKTELTADDAREQAEAFALDEYLPAMLRGGALDDERRQAIAERYAQLTGLPVEYVLQSDLRVPPARFMKRLLNEDRKLVGRMDGRLLGHDTDPVNDTPNTDPSLTGYMGPYSGAFNAYIREQLEFESDLAYEVLSRRVHPWAATEETTGSYSGGYLNVADDLRTAMRDVPGLRVLVASGIYDLATPYYGADYTINQMRLSAELRERVEQTYYAGGHMMYHVAEERVRLGSDVRSFITGE
- a CDS encoding esterase-like activity of phytase family protein; the encoded protein is MLAPLFLATIATTQPAPRAELVGFAVLPADTFRDGPTSGQFIDPANDRTPPFVDKQPVQGISSMIATDVPGTYLAVSDNGFGAKRNSADYVLCVYEVTPNFETGEVTWKLAFELSDPDDILDWPIVAEMETYPDSDIPVPAKIKEGRKLTGADFDIESMVRLPDGTFWIGDEFGPFLLHFSADGKLLEPPVELPGESMHSPDHPTKDPATAKIARSAGFEGLGATIADLPTQDESLYVALWPTLEKPLDGESGLRTYIYRANFPTKPEKEGWGEYKDKFPYGLIQLSEGAVALGETSASSANIPYYVHIERDNKQGAEAHTKLISASFENVFLDSRNRLQTTPVADLLDLADPNDLDGDGSTDFRFPFVTIESVVVVDERTVLICNDNNYPFSNGRSETEPDHTEFILVHLPKPLSEMGRN
- the xylB gene encoding xylulokinase: MVHFLGIDIGTSGTKTLVLSDDGTVLATHTVGHDLLTPKPGWTEQHPEQWWDATRKSVKAALKKAKCKGGDIAAVGFSGQMHGSVFVDKKGNVIRPALLWNDQRTAAQSERITELAGGPKAMMAMTGNLPLTGYTAPKILWLRDNEPKHYKKIHKIVLPKDYVRWQMTGDWATDVGDASGMALLDVTKRDWSHKLLGKIDVDPELLPALFESSDVTGELHAAGAKALGLKPGTPVVGGSGDVMTGAVGNGIVIAGLVNANLGTGGVVAAHSDEAVMDPQGRVATMCHAVKGGHVVFGCMLSAAGSFQWYGDMMSKGKPDFAKLTAKAEGAPAGCEGLFFLPYLTGERCPHNDPQARGGWIGLTRRTDEAALIRSLLEGVTFNMGSMLNIMRDEMGIPCKQVRGTGGGSKSAFWRQMQADIYGAPLALTNSEEGAAFGAALLAAVGAGAYKDVPAACKALIKATDVTKPVAKQKKQYAKHHAVYDKLYGDLKDRFADMAALSG
- the lpxD gene encoding UDP-3-O-(3-hydroxymyristoyl)glucosamine N-acyltransferase is translated as MRLAELAEKINATLDGDGDIEVTGVGPLELAGEGDVTFLANRKYADQVATTKASAVIVAPGVSTEGKPALRAENPYLAFTHAVVELVGFRKHPHEGIHPLAHVDPTATIGEGTTIYPFVYVGPDVEVGKDCVLHPNVCVYDGCVIGDRVVVHAGTVIGQDGFGYATQSGVHHKIPQAGNAVIGDDVEIGANCAVDRATLGSTIVGSGSKLSDLVAIGHGAKVGDHALLVAQVGIAGSTVIGHHATLGGQVGVVGHLKIGDNVTAAAQSGITENIPDQTTVLGTPAVPIGKGRRVAVLTRQLPDLLERIKKLEQSVEELQTDGEQ